The proteins below come from a single Pseudarthrobacter sp. SSS035 genomic window:
- the thiD gene encoding bifunctional hydroxymethylpyrimidine kinase/phosphomethylpyrimidine kinase, with amino-acid sequence MSPLASTSVLPPATPAAALPETPATRAGVRPAPGRSSAVRVLRDVPRVLSIAGSDPSGGAGVQADLKSIAALGGYGMAAITALTVQNTQGVQAVHVPPASFLGQQLDAISDDITIDAVKIGMLGDAAVIGVVRDWLDKVRPAVVVLDPVMVATSGDRLLQESAEAALRELLPLADLITPNLAELAILVGEPQARDWHDALGQGQRLSAATGATVLVKGGHLDGGACPDALVNAAGLLAQEVVEVSGDRIPTRNSHGTGCSLSSAMATAQARLGDWEAALRQVKPWLVGALQAADQLEVGGGNGPINHFHHMQQVPAAGEFAETLRRASEPDLAAIYGLDFIRDLAAGTLAEEQFAYYLAQDAIYLNGYSRVLARASALAPTEAAQLFWAKSAQQCLEVESELHRTWLSTRTVDSVLGPVTKSYVDHLLAASASGSYAVLVAAVLPCFWLYAEVGQTLHSEFLAAGAPAAHPYADWLRAYADEDFAQATRDAIAFADDAGRSASADERAAMLVAFRQSCRFEVEFFDAPRIHS; translated from the coding sequence ATGTCTCCTTTGGCTTCAACTTCTGTCCTTCCTCCTGCAACACCCGCGGCGGCTCTGCCGGAAACCCCGGCAACCCGGGCTGGGGTCCGGCCCGCACCAGGCCGATCTTCTGCGGTCCGGGTGCTGCGTGACGTTCCGCGGGTGCTGTCCATTGCCGGATCGGACCCTTCAGGGGGCGCGGGCGTCCAGGCCGACCTCAAAAGCATTGCAGCCCTTGGCGGCTACGGCATGGCGGCCATCACCGCGCTGACGGTCCAAAACACCCAGGGGGTCCAGGCGGTTCACGTCCCGCCTGCGTCCTTCCTGGGCCAGCAGCTCGATGCCATCAGCGATGACATCACCATCGACGCGGTCAAGATCGGCATGCTGGGCGACGCTGCCGTGATAGGTGTGGTCCGTGACTGGCTGGACAAGGTGCGTCCCGCCGTCGTCGTTCTTGATCCGGTGATGGTGGCCACGAGCGGCGACCGGCTGCTGCAGGAGTCTGCCGAGGCGGCCCTGAGGGAGCTGCTCCCGCTCGCGGACCTGATTACCCCCAACCTGGCCGAACTTGCCATCCTGGTGGGGGAGCCGCAGGCGAGGGATTGGCACGACGCGCTCGGGCAGGGGCAGCGGTTGTCCGCCGCGACCGGTGCCACCGTCCTGGTCAAGGGCGGCCATCTCGACGGCGGCGCGTGCCCGGATGCCCTGGTCAACGCTGCCGGGCTGCTCGCCCAGGAGGTGGTGGAAGTGAGCGGGGACAGGATCCCCACGCGCAACAGCCACGGCACCGGCTGCTCGCTGTCGTCGGCCATGGCCACAGCTCAGGCCCGGCTGGGGGACTGGGAAGCCGCACTGCGGCAGGTGAAGCCCTGGCTGGTGGGCGCGCTGCAGGCCGCTGACCAACTTGAGGTGGGCGGGGGCAACGGCCCCATCAACCACTTCCACCACATGCAACAGGTTCCGGCAGCCGGTGAATTCGCAGAGACGCTGCGCCGGGCGTCGGAGCCGGATCTTGCAGCCATCTACGGACTGGATTTCATCCGAGACCTGGCGGCCGGCACATTGGCTGAGGAACAGTTCGCCTATTACCTCGCCCAGGACGCCATCTACCTCAACGGCTATTCGCGGGTCCTCGCCCGGGCCAGTGCGCTGGCGCCCACGGAAGCCGCCCAGCTGTTCTGGGCAAAGTCGGCCCAGCAGTGCCTTGAGGTCGAGTCCGAACTGCACCGCACGTGGCTAAGCACCAGGACAGTGGACTCCGTCCTGGGACCTGTCACCAAGTCCTACGTGGACCACCTGCTGGCGGCCTCGGCTTCCGGCAGCTACGCGGTCCTCGTTGCGGCGGTGCTGCCGTGCTTCTGGTTGTATGCCGAAGTGGGACAGACCCTCCACTCGGAGTTCCTGGCTGCGGGTGCACCGGCAGCACATCCTTATGCCGACTGGCTGCGGGCCTATGCTGACGAGGATTTCGCCCAGGCCACACGTGACGCCATCGCCTTCGCTGACGACGCCGGCCGGAGTGCTTCCGCGGATGAACGGGCGGCGATGCTGGTGGCTTTCAGGCAGTCGTGCCGGTTCGAAGTGGAATTCTTCGACGCGCCGCGAATTCATTCCTGA
- the rplU gene encoding 50S ribosomal protein L21, with protein MVYAIVRAGGRQEKVSVGDFVTLNRVPGGAGSTFELPALLLVDGDKVTSAAADLAKVTVTAEILEDLRGPKIVIQKFKNKTGYKKRQGHRQELTKVKITGIK; from the coding sequence GTGGTGTACGCGATTGTCCGCGCAGGCGGCCGCCAAGAGAAGGTTTCCGTTGGAGACTTCGTTACCCTGAACCGCGTCCCCGGTGGAGCCGGCAGCACCTTTGAGTTGCCCGCACTGCTCCTGGTAGACGGTGACAAAGTCACCTCTGCTGCTGCGGACCTGGCCAAGGTAACGGTTACGGCTGAGATCCTCGAAGACCTCCGTGGTCCGAAGATCGTCATCCAGAAGTTCAAGAACAAGACCGGTTACAAGAAGCGCCAGGGTCACCGTCAGGAATTGACCAAGGTCAAGATCACGGGTATCAAGTAA
- the rpmA gene encoding 50S ribosomal protein L27, which produces MAHKKGASSTRNGRDSNAQYLGVKRFGGQVVSAGEIIVRQRGTHFHPGAGVGRGGDDTLFALAPGAVQFGTRRGRRVVNIVAAAAAE; this is translated from the coding sequence ATGGCACATAAAAAAGGCGCGAGTTCCACTCGCAACGGTCGTGACTCCAACGCCCAGTACCTCGGCGTCAAGCGCTTCGGTGGTCAGGTAGTTTCCGCAGGCGAGATCATCGTCCGCCAGCGTGGCACCCACTTCCACCCGGGCGCCGGCGTTGGCCGTGGCGGCGACGACACACTGTTCGCCCTGGCCCCGGGAGCCGTCCAGTTCGGCACCCGCCGCGGTCGCCGCGTAGTCAACATCGTTGCTGCTGCAGCTGCAGAGTAA
- the obgE gene encoding GTPase ObgE, translating to MASFVDRVVLHVSGGTGGHGCVSVHREKFIPLGGPDGGNGGDGGNVILRVDHQTTTLLDYHHSPHRHATNGGSGMGDWRGGKNGETLVLPVPDGTVVKAKDGTVLADLVGEGAEYVAAAGGQGGLGNASLSSQKRRAPGFALLGIEGDARDVVLELKSIADIALVGFPSAGKSSLIAAMSAARPKIADYPFTTLIPNLGVVQSGDVRFTIADVPGLIEGASEGKGLGHHFLRHVERCAALVHVLDCGTLESDRDPLADLAIIEAELEKYSVDMSFAGADGEVVPLNHRPRLVALNKVDLPDGKDMAGFVRPELESRGYRVFEISATSHEGLRQLGFAMAEIVQAARAALAAAPPKVQPPILRPRAVNEAGFKIRREEKNLEPLFRVLGDKPLRWVKQTDFTNEEAIGYLADRLAKLGVENELFKQGAKPGDAVVIGEDDGVVFDWEPTMSAGAEMLASPRGTDIRFADVGDRPTRGQKRDEQQERKDAKAAARAELEAERKAGIWTESVSGRRAAKPVKESGLGAEDDQ from the coding sequence GTGGCGAGCTTTGTAGACCGGGTAGTACTGCACGTATCCGGCGGTACCGGCGGCCACGGCTGTGTCTCCGTCCACCGGGAGAAGTTCATCCCACTGGGCGGGCCCGACGGCGGTAACGGCGGCGACGGCGGCAACGTCATCCTGCGCGTTGACCACCAGACCACTACCTTGCTCGACTACCACCACTCCCCGCACCGCCACGCCACCAACGGCGGGTCCGGCATGGGCGACTGGCGCGGCGGCAAGAATGGCGAGACCCTCGTCCTGCCCGTGCCCGACGGCACCGTGGTCAAAGCCAAGGACGGCACCGTCCTGGCAGACCTGGTCGGCGAAGGCGCAGAATACGTGGCGGCCGCCGGCGGCCAGGGCGGCCTGGGTAACGCTTCGCTGTCCTCGCAGAAGCGCCGTGCCCCGGGCTTCGCCCTGCTGGGCATCGAGGGTGACGCCCGTGACGTTGTGCTGGAACTGAAGTCCATCGCCGACATTGCGCTTGTTGGTTTCCCCTCTGCCGGCAAATCCAGCCTGATCGCGGCCATGTCCGCCGCGCGGCCCAAGATCGCCGACTACCCCTTCACCACGCTGATCCCGAACCTGGGTGTTGTCCAGTCCGGCGATGTCCGCTTCACCATTGCAGACGTTCCGGGCCTCATCGAGGGCGCCAGCGAAGGCAAGGGCCTTGGCCACCACTTCCTGCGCCATGTGGAGCGTTGCGCCGCACTGGTACACGTGCTCGACTGCGGCACGCTGGAATCGGACCGCGACCCGCTGGCAGACCTGGCCATCATCGAGGCCGAACTGGAAAAGTACTCCGTAGACATGAGCTTCGCGGGTGCCGACGGCGAAGTGGTTCCGCTGAACCACCGTCCGCGCCTGGTCGCCCTGAACAAGGTGGATCTCCCGGACGGCAAGGACATGGCTGGATTCGTCCGCCCCGAACTGGAGTCACGCGGCTACCGGGTCTTCGAGATCTCGGCCACCAGCCACGAGGGTCTCCGCCAGCTGGGCTTCGCCATGGCGGAAATCGTCCAGGCCGCCCGTGCCGCCCTCGCGGCCGCCCCACCCAAGGTCCAGCCGCCCATCCTGCGTCCCCGCGCCGTCAACGAAGCCGGCTTCAAGATCCGCCGCGAGGAAAAGAACCTCGAACCGCTCTTCCGCGTACTGGGCGACAAGCCTCTCCGCTGGGTCAAGCAGACCGACTTCACCAACGAGGAAGCCATCGGCTACCTCGCCGACCGCCTGGCCAAGCTCGGCGTCGAAAACGAACTGTTCAAGCAAGGCGCCAAGCCGGGCGACGCAGTCGTGATCGGCGAAGATGACGGCGTTGTCTTCGACTGGGAGCCCACCATGAGCGCCGGAGCCGAAATGCTCGCATCACCGCGCGGCACGGATATCCGTTTCGCGGACGTCGGCGACCGCCCCACCCGTGGCCAGAAGCGTGACGAGCAGCAGGAACGCAAGGATGCCAAGGCCGCCGCCCGCGCCGAGCTCGAAGCCGAGCGCAAGGCCGGGATCTGGACCGAATCGGTCAGCGGCCGCCGCGCTGCCAAGCCGGTCAAGGAGAGTGGACTGGGCGCAGAAGATGACCAGTAG
- the proB gene encoding glutamate 5-kinase, which produces MTSSSVSAVPRKRAADRSVLSDARRIVVKVGSSSLTSIKGGISEESLTALADALAAKRNSGTEIILVSSGAIAAGLAPLGLAKRPRDLATQQAAASVGQGLLMARYTQAFGAHGVTVSQVLLTADDLMRRSQHTNAFRALDRLLNLGVVPVVNENDTVATHEIRFGDNDRLAALVAHLVRADALVLLSDVDSLYDGPPSHGAKRIPLVEGPHDLDGVTIGKAGKAGVGTGGMTTKVEAATIAAGSGIHALVTSTANAAAALAGEDVGTWFKVNGARKPVRLLWLEHLASVHGRLILDDGAVKAVRHRRTSLLPAGISAVDGDFEAGDAVEIVSADGTVIARGLVNYSAAELPQMLGRSTKELGKALGRGYDREVVHVDDLVLV; this is translated from the coding sequence ATGACCAGTAGCTCCGTCTCCGCGGTCCCGCGGAAGCGCGCCGCGGACCGTAGTGTGCTCTCGGATGCCCGCAGGATTGTTGTTAAGGTCGGCTCATCGTCGCTGACCAGCATCAAGGGCGGCATCTCGGAAGAATCGCTGACCGCCCTCGCCGATGCGCTGGCAGCCAAGCGGAACTCCGGGACCGAGATCATCCTGGTGTCTTCCGGTGCGATCGCGGCCGGCCTGGCACCGCTGGGTCTCGCCAAGCGGCCGCGTGACCTGGCTACGCAGCAGGCCGCGGCCAGCGTGGGCCAGGGACTGCTCATGGCCCGTTACACCCAGGCGTTCGGCGCCCACGGCGTAACCGTCAGCCAGGTGCTGCTCACCGCCGATGACCTGATGCGCCGGAGCCAGCACACCAACGCCTTCCGTGCCCTGGACCGGCTCCTCAACCTTGGCGTGGTACCGGTGGTCAACGAAAACGACACCGTTGCGACGCACGAGATCCGTTTCGGTGACAACGACCGCCTTGCGGCCCTGGTGGCCCACCTGGTCCGCGCCGACGCGCTGGTGCTCCTCTCCGACGTCGACTCCCTCTATGACGGTCCGCCGTCGCACGGTGCCAAGCGGATTCCGCTCGTGGAAGGTCCGCACGACCTCGACGGCGTCACCATCGGCAAGGCAGGCAAAGCCGGCGTCGGAACCGGCGGCATGACCACCAAAGTGGAAGCCGCCACCATCGCGGCCGGTTCAGGGATCCATGCCCTGGTCACGTCCACCGCCAACGCCGCCGCCGCCCTGGCCGGCGAGGACGTTGGCACCTGGTTCAAGGTCAATGGCGCCCGCAAGCCGGTCCGGCTGCTCTGGCTTGAGCACCTTGCCTCCGTGCATGGCAGGCTGATTCTCGACGACGGCGCCGTCAAGGCAGTGCGCCACCGCCGCACTTCGCTGCTTCCGGCCGGCATCTCCGCGGTGGACGGCGATTTTGAGGCGGGCGACGCCGTCGAAATCGTCAGTGCCGACGGCACCGTCATTGCCCGCGGCCTCGTCAACTATTCCGCCGCGGAACTGCCCCAGATGCTGGGACGGTCCACCAAGGAGCTGGGCAAGGCGCTGGGCCGCGGATATGACCGTGAAGTTGTTCACGTTGACGACCTGGTGCTGGTCTGA